A genomic segment from Saprospiraceae bacterium encodes:
- a CDS encoding type II toxin-antitoxin system VapC family toxin has protein sequence MKESLIDTDILSYFLKGDESVARKFIEYYREYHYINISIISHFEIIRGLEYKQASKQLAEFSEFVDKNCEVINLSELSISHSARIYGDLRRTGKEVGSLDLLIAGIALERDLELITNNEKHYRDIKGLKMDNWKK, from the coding sequence ATGAAAGAATCGCTCATTGATACAGATATATTATCCTACTTTTTAAAAGGGGATGAATCAGTTGCCAGAAAATTCATTGAATATTATAGAGAATATCACTACATAAACATATCTATAATAAGCCATTTTGAAATAATTAGAGGCTTGGAATACAAACAAGCGAGTAAACAATTAGCTGAGTTTTCAGAATTTGTGGATAAAAATTGTGAAGTAATTAACCTGAGTGAATTATCAATTAGCCATTCAGCCAGAATATATGGAGACTTAAGAAGAACAGGAAAAGAAGTGGGAAGTTTAGACCTATTGATAGCGGGAATAGCATTAGAAAGAGATCTAGAGTTGATAACAAACAATGAAAAGCATTACCGAGATATAAAAGGTTTGAAAATGGATAATTGGAAGAAGTGA